Sequence from the Verrucomicrobiota bacterium genome:
TTCTCAGTTCGCGGCTGGTGAAGGAGATAGCGCGACTGGGCGGGGACGTCCGCGCGTTTGTGCCGCCGGCGGTCGGCCGGGCGTTGAAGAACAAACTTGCGCCAACCGGCTGGAAGGAAGGCCGTCCGTCGAGGGCTGCCATGCGTTCCTGAGGACGCGGAGGCGGTCAGGACCCATGTCAACATGTCGCTGCTTCTCAACGTGAATGAACTCATCCGCGCGCCCGTCGCGCTCGATGGGCGGACGTCGGTTTCAGAGCTTGGCTTGGCCGGCTTGGACGAGTTGATTCATCCTGCGGAGTTCCTCGAACACTGGCTGCAGGCCGAGTTGATGGAGGGGTCGATCCTCGTTCAGGGTCGCCTGCGGCTTGCGCTCCGTTGCGAGTGCGCCCGGTGCTTGAAGCCGTTCGAGCAGGTGATGGATTTGCGTGAATGGGCCGCGCATTTGGAGTTGAAGGGCAACGACGCCGT
This genomic interval carries:
- a CDS encoding DUF177 domain-containing protein, which encodes MRQPAGRKAVRRGLPCVPEDAEAVRTHVNMSLLLNVNELIRAPVALDGRTSVSELGLAGLDELIHPAEFLEHWLQAELMEGSILVQGRLRLALRCECARCLKPFEQVMDLREWAAHLELKGNDAVPVVADAVDLTPQIREDILLQLPQHPLCEPECRGLSNPPAGSQTGSGAAVSREAPSPWDELDKLKLKD